The genomic stretch TTAAAAATGTAATGACTTAGAAATTATAATACCATAACTAaatatttcccttctttttaaaacttcatggtttttttccaaaatgtgtgAATAAGTTGTTAttgatcatttttattatttaatggtCTTCAGAATCATTTGGTGCTCTGTATTTCAGGTGACATACTTGATTTAAAGTTGGGCGCAGCAGTAAAACCAGAGTTTTTTtactctaattttttttccttctttggctTATGGTAAAAGCAGAAGCAAGTCAAACTGGAATAAATTCCATTTTTTGAATGTAAGCCCACCACGTGTTggttatatacatataaatttgCCTCCATGGGTGAAGCTTATCATGTATTATTTTGTACAACATTCATTCTTTCCATGTAGTGATACTCAAATCATGAGATTGAGGTGGTATTATTATGTGCTATTAGTTACAAAATTAGGCTAGTTCTTCTGTGTAGCCTGCAAAGTTCATTCTGCTTTATGAATCACATAAAAGAAGAATAATCAAGGGGATATCTCATCTGGGAATATCCGAGTCTATGAAATCTCAGAATGTTTTCTCATTGCAGAAATGCTACTACCAGCTACTGCACTCCATAGAATTCACTTTTAGCTTGCAAGAAGGAAAAAGTAAGATCAGTTTCTACTCCTTTTTTGTCTGTGTAAAGGTATGTTGATCAGGAATAATCTTTGCTTTGAAGATAGATGTTTACAATAGCTAGAAAGGTTTGTTATCCAAGCATCATAGGAACTGTTACCAGTGTATCATAAAGACAGTTATAACACTTTTTCTGTAGAATCAAGTGATAAATTCTCGCCTTAGAGTTCCAGAAGGTGCAGTGGAAGACACAACTTTCAGTTTGTCCTCTTCTCCTGAATACGTTAAGGACAGGAGTTTACACTGCGCAAAGATCCGCTCTCCTTACAGTTGGTGTCTTGACAGTCAGCTTTTTTTCGTGGTTGTGGCTATTGGGTAGTTTGTATAGAGTAACTTTGCTGATCGTGGTTGGGGTGAAAActgggggcccgggggggggggtgttagcgTTATAGGGTAGCATAATGAAAATCCTGTGAGCAAATGGGACTTTTTACCAGTCTTTGTTTTGACCAAgcatttaatttatttcttcatgTTGCTCCTTGATGTGCCCGCAGGGTGGTGCCATATCCTTAAGATAGGAAGTGCTGGgaaaagtggtggtggtggtggtgggggggtgaTTACTGAAAATAAGTTCTACTGCCTGCTAATAATAAATATCAAACTGTTACAGTTTAGGTATGAATATTTTTGATGTTTATATAAAATTTTTTCACTGATAAGCTTGCATCAGTATTTAAGAACTGAAAAACATTAGGACTATTGTAAAATCAGGTAGTCATATCCACTAACATCTCTTAAAAATCCCACAGGTATGTTTTGTGTGCATGCCAGAAAGCATACGGGATAATTGGTGAAATGAATCAcaagctttttttaaatgaattgcaGAAGTCTCACTAATCTCATAAAGAATTAGATCTAGTTCTGTAAATATCTTTATTCCTTTCTCTTTACCTTTCTCCTCACCTCCTCCCAAAATACCAATTCAGTCTTTTTTCACTGGTGTTAAAGTAGTAAGTCTTTCAGTACCAGCTGTGAGGCTGATATATGAGAGGACCGCTGCTGTGCATGGACCACCATGGACTTCAGATACTGGCTTGTTGTGGATATGTCAAATGAGTTCACATGAATCTAATTGCAGAATTTAGGCACCGATGGATCTATTGAAAGTAAAATTGTTGAAATACAATGGGTACATATATTTTGGGTGATGTAAGGAGATCATCTTagtaatggaaaagaaaaaaaaccgaacagactttaaaaaatgtaaagcacTATAAAATACATTCAAAAGCAGGAAAAGTTTCAGTAATAACATCTTTGCATGATCACTTTGTTAAAAGATGCACAGCTTTTTTTATCTTTCTGTAAAACTTAAAGAGGTTTGATTTGGAAGTCCAGAAACCTGAGCTATCAGCAATTTTTTTTGGCAGTTACAGGACTTTGGGGAAGTATTAAGGAAAGCTggaaggttgggtttttttgtggtttttgtttgtttgtttttaagatgatGCTCAGCTTGAGAGTCTATTTGCATTGCATGCCCTCTCACTTTCAGGAAAGAGATCTCAATCCTAAATTGAAAAAGAGAAATCTTTGAAGTGAGCATATACGTTCCTGTGGCTATTGATGCTTGCCTGAAACTGCCATCAGGCATGCTGTTTTAATTGGTCTGGTATGAGTTAAACTGAAGCAACCTAGCTGCTATTATAGATAACTCGCACTTTCTAATGACCATGGTCagcttcagtttgttttttatgtTTGAAAATCGCCCATACCTAATCCACTGAGCCCACCAATGACTACACTTTAAATTGTGTCAGTTAGTCCTCACTtaagattgtttaaaaaaaaaaaaaaaatcagtttaaccTCTCTATAGAGTTTTTACATGCTATTAGCAATGTTACATTTAATCTGGCAAATATTAACTGCCATTTTGTGGCAACTTTGCTGCAGGTCCTAATCTGGACTTCACtgtcttttcatttaaaatgattttctctAGTCTGTTGCATAAAAATGCAGGTCACAGTGTTGTGgctatgttaatttaaaaaaagcgtTGGGGAGGGGCAGGATTGGAAGTGATTTTTAGCAGCAGTCAAATGGCATACTCTTTGGGAGGTGGTTTAAATggaaatttattaaaaatcatatattcATTTAATAAACAGTAGCTTAATCATTTTTTCTCTTGTCACTTGAGAAGGAAGTCAGGCTTCCTGGCTCATGCAGCCAATAGACTGTTTTAACCCATatctttcattaattttttaCTTCATAGTCCAAAAATGATTGTGTTCAAGTTAAGTTAGTGTATCTTCTTTGTACATGCAGGTACATGCCACTTGAGCACATAATTGAAAAATATGAACATGAAAACATCTTTATAGTAACATTGTGTTCGTTCTGGAGTTGATGACCTCTGAGCTTTTCTGGCTTATCCTCcaacaaaaataagaaattctGGTAAGCGCAAGGATGCCAAAACTTCAAAAGTTCTGTCTGGGTGAACAGCTAGGATCAGCAATCACACCTCTACACCTTTCCCTGTTGCCTGCTTTCTACTCCCTACCCTGTTTCTTTCCAAATAGCCACATGGCTCTCACTCCAGTTGAAACTTTCTgtcaaagctttaaaaacaagcaaagtgtatttaaaaaaaaaaaaaaaaagccctttatgTGTTTAATTTTGGAACCTAGCTAAGTAGGTGCTGAATTAGTGTGCGCTGAACCCGGAGAGTGGAAAGGGGTACCTTACACTCACCTGACCTATGCAACACTCTTGACACTGCAGAATGCTGCTAGCACAAAAAGCCCATAAATGTAGGCACACTGGTGAAAACGGCTTGATCACCCAAGTATGGTGGCTCCTTACTGAAAATCCCAGTCTTACAATATGATGCATTTCTTCCTTTTCGACCCTTCACCTCaagatttttcttcccccctttcctcaGATATTTGAGCAATCTGTGGGACAGAAGATGATACCAAGCTTGTGGGCTTTATGCACTGCCTACGGCAGAGAAGTTTGATGGTTCTATGCTAGATAAGCGGGGAGACCTGTCCAGTTAATCTCATGTGAAAATTGGCACTGACCGGAGTAGGTGGGTGGGCACGGTTTAATAAAGTCAGAGGTGATATTTTCTCTTTCAAGAGCTGCTAAACTACTGCTTCGTCCTCTCTCTGTGCCCCTTTATTTTTGACTCTCCAACTGAAGGGCTCTTTAATCATGCTGGTTTTCAATTTCTTAAAATAgtgcttttttaaaatcatttgcttTGGGGGTTTTGGAATAGAGTAATAATCTTATCAACAAGTAAGTAGCTAAAACTACTTTCTAGCTTTATTTCAGAAGATGCGTATTCTCTACTTGTCAAACTGTTGTCCTAAGTGCACCATGTATTGGTAGTAGTGATTTTTAATAATTATGTAGTTCATTGTTGCTTAGAGTCCaaataggtgtgtgtgtgggggggaaacttAACACTAGGATAGTTTTCTGTTAGAAAAAATGCTACCTTGAAAGGGCATCAAACAGGTAAGGTTATACCTCTTTCAtcaaaaataatggaaatttataaatacatttcctttttgcaaattaaactgttttaattttgttttgtaaggCATTAGGATGGACAAGGAAAAAATACCACAATAATTGAACTTCTTTAAAGTGAAAGCCTTTGGGATATCTTATTTGGCAGAGGCTGACCAGGCAAGgtcattttgagatttttggaaACTAAAAAGAACTCCACAGTTCAGAAATTCCACTTTCTGGCTTACTTTaattataaatttattttctattaaacagTGACAGTAGACCAATATATTTGTCATCTTGCTAttagttttgcttgtttgctcGCTTGCTTGGTTTTACTACTTACTAAATGCTGGAGTATTGGGGCTGAAATTCTTCAGGGACACCTTTAACTTAAATTGCATTTTCACTAGTATTTGTTGAATATTGTCAAAATTTTCTTAATGTCTAAATGTAGACCTAATTCATCCTAACAGTGTTATGTTGCTATTAAACTTGGCAGTTCAACTGAAGCACAGCACAGGCCCAGAAGGAAAAGGTTCTACAAATATTTGCAGAGGATGCATCTTACTGAATTTGATTTATCTCTTTTTATGTTCTAAGTTATGCACAGACTGAAACATTGAAATGGAGTGATTGGTAGAAGTTCCCAAGAGAGTCTGAGGACAGAGAACAAAGAGGTAAAATTGTCCAGACTTCTTGATTTTGAGCTACTTCGTACACACTTTAAGagttaatatatatattttctttcctaatttttttttacttgccaGTAGTGGGTATGTTTGCCATGGAGAAGATACTCTTTTGccagggaaaaagaaatgttttgttttatggtTGAAGAAGAAGGTCCCACAAAGCAGTTTCTTTAGTTGGGTGAAATTTGCACAGTGAAAGGATTTGGGAGTGTGTGTACTGATACACCTGGAGTCCAAACAATTAGCTTATCATGGAAGGAAAATCCCATTGCTGCTCATAAGCAAATAATCAAAAGccaaacacttcagaaaagaagCATGAAGACAAATCTAGGATAGTGCTATGTTTAAACACATGCAGTAAGATTGAATGCATCACAGATGAAGCAGTAGTGAATTGGTCCATTGCATCTATGGAAGTATATCATTAAAACAAACTGTCAGTATTCAAGTTTTAAATATTAGGAATCCACCCATTGTTGTCCCAGGTGGGCTCCGTTTCACTACAGAGCCCTGCAGCAATTCAAAGCATACTCTCTCCCCCTTCTCCATCTCTGCCATAGCAAAAGTAGTCATGGTATTTCCATTTGCTGTTTTCCTCTGACTACTTGAGAGAGTTCTTTTGTACCCACGGCTAAAAGAGAGTTGTCCTAGTGCTGGTCCTGAACTAAACTCCACAGAGATGACAAACAGGTAGACACCTTTATGTGGTGCTTTAAAGTAGCCGTGTTCAGGGAAGTAGCTATTTCCATAATTGAGGTATGTTTCATTAAACCTCAGAGTTTTTCCTTTATCCTTTCCTTCCGAGAATCCCACGTGGAATGCCACCGATGAGTCTGAaacaagagagggaaaaggaacaCGGTTTTAACAAAGAGCACTCTTCTCTCCCCAGTGTTATCAAGGTAGGAGACAGGGTAAAACCCGCAGATCTGATTTCTGCattctcctctgcagagagcctgggtttccTGGGAAAACCTGAACAGGCTGCTTTTGAAGTTTTGAAAGCATATCTGCTCAGTTCCATGGAGTGGCATGACATAGGGGCTAAGGCACTGAACTGGGAGTTGGATTTGACTACTGTCTGACCTTCATTAGACAACTTATTTtgcttctcctctccttttctgctttctctgtatGCACATTGTAAAACCTGTGGGAAAGGAACTCTCCTTGAGATCTTCTGTAGTGTCCCTTTTTACAGCACTACTATAAAATAATTGctagtgcttttttttccctgttgttacTGGGTTTGAACAAACTGTAAAGTCATTCCACCCTCTATCATCAATGAAATAGCTATCCCTATTCTCACCTCATAATATGTATTAGTCACTAAAAAATTAAGCCAACAGTCTATTCTTTGAGTTGCATCTCCTGCATTGTGCTGACAGAAAAAGTTCTTTCCTAGTTTGTAAAGAGCGTCTAATTACATCCAAATAAAACTCGACAGTGAATATCATGACAAGCAAGTATAGACATGTCACTGCTCCTTGAAAGGAGAATAtctgaatcaaaaaaaaagggggggagttCAAGGCaattttttataataataatttccccaaacaatgtatacaTATTTGAATATTCCATGCTTTTTTGGAATTAGAAATATTTGTAGCATTATTGATGATCCTCTGTATGTAAGGATACTAGACTGTTTACAGTTTAACTGAAACTGGTAAGGAAGTTggaggaaaatattaaaatcagTTATTTTGTGAGGACTGCTCATTTCATATGTCTTAGGGAATTAGCAATCTTTATTATTTTAGCCATACAGGAGCTAAAGTCATGAAACGAAGCTTCATTGTATCAGGCACTGTGCAATAATTTTGTCCGTAATTCTAGATGAAGTCTTTTGGAAACGTTCTGTATGATCTAAagcatctgttttctttctgagtaCAGCACAGCTACTTTTGTTGTAGCTATAATAAGACTATCATAGACTATCAAAAATGAGAGGTCAGGAAGAGGTAAAATTAGACTAGTTTAAATAGTTGAGAAAACTTGTAAAAATTTGACAAGCTTTTGGACATGCAAGTTCTTGAGTCCTGGCAAGGACTACGAGCAGGAGTAGTAGACCTTGTAAAGCAGTGTGCATCTGTGAGGCACTTACTCAAATCCCTGGTCCTGGTCTGATCCCTGCTCTCAAATTACCTATACTGAAAGACTGAGAAGCGTTCAGAACAGACGTGGTAATGCTGGCAGAAAACTTGCTTTTGGGGGGTTGTGTGTACACAGGGCTGCAGCAGTGATAGTGTGAGGCACGCTCCAAGTCTCGCCTGCACGGGGTGCCACGTTTATAAGCAAGGAAGGGCTGCAGGTGACAGTCCGTTGGCACCCCGCATCTGGCAGGCCAGAGAGGGAtggagctggggagggcaggaCTGGGGACTACCTTCAGCCTGGTTAGTACATCCACACAAGGTACCACGGCAGGTGATGGAGGAGGGGGAGGCAATGCGACCTGTCATCTCTTGCCTTTTGCACCGTGCAGCCTCAGCTTTCTGAAAATCAGCTGCTAGGGGAGCATGGCCTATGGTACTGTGCTGTTAAGTACTACAAAGCTTTGGAATGGTTTTCCTAGGGACGTAGTTACCTTCTGCCAGTCAAATGTCTTCATCAAAGATGCACTCAGCCTCAATTGGCAGTTAGTGAGTTTGCTACAGGGATAGTTCTGTGAAATACCATGGCTTACAGTGTGTTGGGTGTCAGAACAGTTGCTTCTAGCCTTGGTCTGAGACCCTCTGATCTGTCCTTCTGGGAGAGGGCACTGCAGTGAGCTTCACAGCAGCCTACCCACCCACGCTAGCAAGAAGAAGGGTTTAGCAGGTGTGCGAGTTCCCATTTGTTCCATCCTCGTGGTCTGTGATATAAATGGATGCagctttgtaattattttttccactgctctttttattaaaaagaaatgctaCATTTGAACAGACTTTAGGATTGAAAATTTGGTTAGTAGTCTGTCTGCAAGTATGTGCAAGAGTAGCGCTCTGTTTTCTGGAGAGTGTATTTTCAAATTTGTGGACAGTCCTCTGGCAATTAGCTTGTTTTAGAGAAGCAATCaggcacaaagaaaaaaaatcctttagcaGCAGAGTAATGGCTCTTTCAGTGAGATCATGACATGAATagggttttatttttctattaaaggAATGTTCCCTTTTTTTGGTCAAGTAATATTAAATTAAGGTTCATGGTATAAAAATAAGCATGTTATAGCAAATACTCTTATTTTGCTGGCACATGAAACATCTTACTTTTGGGAAAAAAGCAATGTCAATAGAAGCCtaactgcagtttaaaaaaatatttctgagaaataGCTATCTGGTCAAAAAGTAGCTGAAATCTCAGTGCCCCTATAATACAGGGAAGAGAAGTTGAGTTATCAAAGGAAGAAATGTTCATTGATGCAGTTGTAGAAACAACTGGATGTAGACTAGGCAGATGTCACAGCAAAATAGGCCTCAGCAACTGCATTTTGCTGTTGTGTGGATGTATATGGTGGTTAGACCAGTATTTTTGGAAAAGTGTAAGGCTGAGAccatgaagaaaaagaagtatcATTTTTGTTTCTGTCCTAAACAATAAATTGATCAGAAATATATTCTCTGCTTATTCAATCTAACTACAGTTTTGTAGCATGGTTGCCTGAAAGATCTGATTTTTTGCTCTGTATTATATATTCATAACAAGGGCtacaattatatatataaaaaaaaaaagtggtaaagcAGTGGCAACTGTAACTATGAAGTGCTTATGGCCACGTGTTTACAGGGGAAGGAAACTGGCCAGTCACAGTGAAGTATAAGCTGAAAACTTGTCTCTGAAGCTTAGCTGAGAGAGAGGGAATGCACTCTGTAGTCAGTCCTCCCTGTTCTACTTGTGCAAATTATCGCAGTTAATTTAATGCATCTGTTCACATTAGGAAGGATTTGGTGCTTTGAAAGCACTCCTTCCAGACTCAGGTAACAGAGGAGAAAGAAGCAAAACTAAGAAGCCCAACATTCCCCATGAGCTTCAAAAGAGAAAACTTCTACTACATTAACATGAGCATCTACAAACAAAATATGGATTCTAAACATGTAAAGTTGAATTAATTCAAGGGCAATTCCCTAGCAGCTATAATGGGTGTAACTTTATTGGCTTCAAGAAAAGTGAACCAGTGTATCAACTTGGTTCTTACTTGAGCTGTTTGTTTAGATGGAGGGGGAGAATGTAAACCAATGTCAAAACTTCTCCCTCCAGTATCCCACAGGACAAGCTCAGGTCCCACAATTTATATGCCATGTGGGGCACGGCACCCAGCACTTGCAACAGAGCCCAGAGAAGCTAGACCTGCACATGAACAAGCGAAAGAAAAGAGCCTACCTTTTTCCAAAAGTTCTGTCTGTACTGTATTTCTTCCACTTATTGTCTGCatattttctctgtgcttttcagACTTCTTTTTGTCTCTTTGCTTGTCCTGACCTTTCTGTTGCCTTCTCGCTTTTCTGGTCAGCATTGACTGAATCTTTGTAACATCCAGGCTTATATTTGAGGCAACTAATTCTTCATTgcttccaaacagctttttaaaaatcagcagaTGCTCCTCCAGCTTCTGTTTGATGGTTGCTAAATCTGCTGAGAGAATTTCCACAGAAATGTTGAGTGGCTCCACTACATTTACTATTGTATGATTGCAGCAAAGATTAATGTCAGCTCTTGATTGATGCCTCTTGATTGCCAGGCTCAGATGTTTGATATCATTCTTCAGAGTCATGATATCATTATATCCTGAGCTATCCAAGGAGTCATCTTTGGCAGCCTCATAGTTAGGTTCCATATGTTCCACGTTGCCGCGTTGACCATTAGCTTCATCCAGAGCAGCAGATGTCTGTGTTTCCTCTTTGGGATGCTTAGGAGAAGTACGAGCATCATGATTATTCAGTTGACCTCTCTCCAAGAGGTGAAATCTCTTGGCAAGGGATTCTAAAGTCACATTTTGTTCTTGGAGTTTCTCTGCAATGTGTCTGAGAGATTCTTGCAGCTGAACTACTGATGATATTAGGGTACTAGGATCTTCTTCAAACAAGACTTCCATAAATTCTTCTCCCAATAAAGCCTCCAGTGCTGCTTCATGCCGCATTGCATCTTCCAAAAGAGAGCTGAAAGAACTATTGAGATACTTGATGTGTCTATgaatttcttcatctttttttttcaagaagcCAATATCTTCTGAAAAAGCCTTAACCTGTGACTGAAGCTGTCTGTTTTCTTCTTGACGGAGATTAAGGGACTGATGGATAGACGGAAAAGCTGAGGAGAGCTCTTCAATTTCGTTCCTCAAGAGTTCCTTAAAAACTGACTCTAAATGTTTCATATCCGTTAAGTTTGATTGGGTGCCTTCAAGGGAATAAGTGATATTCTTTAAATCTTCCTCCAGTAAATCAGTGTCAGAAGGTATTTTCTGACAATTACACTCCTCCATGTACCTCAACAGATCTGAATAGTTTTCTCGAAGATTTGAGAGAGTGTAGTTGAGCTCTGATATCTGCCTTTCCattgctgctttgttttcttcaatAATAAGAGATTTCTCCATTA from Apteryx mantelli isolate bAptMan1 chromosome 7, bAptMan1.hap1, whole genome shotgun sequence encodes the following:
- the MMRN2 gene encoding multimerin-2 — its product is MLVKFLLIYNTIGLAKLVKHSNHHGYHDGSMHSSKSQMYETSTYPQWTPLQQAEGGYWEAEVLREDTQDYPSSSISSHQGGREDFEAESPQSRNENWCSFTQSRLVTYIEACMKEKYIVNSQQPCPNGAPDCQKIMYRKALKPVYQVKQKVLKSLQWKCCPGFIGKDCEQRDPNFILVPANENEGLEEEEFSNHMATSVDSREMLEVIQNHEALLDDLQNDIHQAVSNLGDLQRIFENNGTSMVLEVNQSKSELQERLLQQILFPHMENFLRKHFNPMWVSFNRSLQNLSSMVRNLSHAVEANKKSIERFHESTVPKKEFQELGTKFESKVQENVVKVDQVKRDIDNQLQMQQAHIHYNLTMIKADTDTKLKKYHKIQQSHFLALNNSITNMKQEQNNFENKFEALKRNLTELFSHHGPKDETTQLSIRQINDILAGHAKQLKELYMESDVAFQNIAVLERWFKELKKNISKYRPEDLTIALMEKSLIIEENKAAMERQISELNYTLSNLRENYSDLLRYMEECNCQKIPSDTDLLEEDLKNITYSLEGTQSNLTDMKHLESVFKELLRNEIEELSSAFPSIHQSLNLRQEENRQLQSQVKAFSEDIGFLKKKDEEIHRHIKYLNSSFSSLLEDAMRHEAALEALLGEEFMEVLFEEDPSTLISSVVQLQESLRHIAEKLQEQNVTLESLAKRFHLLERGQLNNHDARTSPKHPKEETQTSAALDEANGQRGNVEHMEPNYEAAKDDSLDSSGYNDIMTLKNDIKHLSLAIKRHQSRADINLCCNHTIVNVVEPLNISVEILSADLATIKQKLEEHLLIFKKLFGSNEELVASNISLDVTKIQSMLTRKARRQQKGQDKQRDKKKSEKHRENMQTISGRNTVQTELLEKDSSVAFHVGFSEGKDKGKTLRFNETYLNYGNSYFPEHGYFKAPHKGVYLFVISVEFSSGPALGQLSFSRGYKRTLSSSQRKTANGNTMTTFAMAEMEKGERVCFELLQGSVVKRSPPGTTMGGFLIFKT